One part of the Enterococcus sp. DIV1094 genome encodes these proteins:
- the liaF gene encoding cell wall-active antibiotics response protein LiaF: protein MNSSWRFFIVVEALLLIFAVWQIVNNVELLLLVLFGIFNIYLALRKSPRSGFQNFQFVLGGLVIFFSLINSPALWVMAVFAVLFIGLKGVEISGIDLTKNAFWRKKQIVMVQTEQLKSHNNERKKQQLFGNQRIGNDVYEWDDINISLISGDTIIDLGNTLLPKDDNIVIVRKGIGRTRILVPLGIAISLEHATLVGNVQFEEEQFSLKNESIKIYSNDYDENPRRLKIITNTLLGDIEVIRA, encoded by the coding sequence ATGAATAGCTCTTGGCGCTTTTTTATAGTAGTAGAAGCATTACTTTTGATCTTTGCAGTTTGGCAGATCGTAAATAATGTTGAGTTATTACTATTAGTTTTATTTGGTATTTTTAATATCTATCTTGCATTGCGAAAATCACCGAGATCTGGTTTTCAAAATTTTCAATTTGTACTAGGTGGATTAGTTATTTTCTTCAGTTTGATCAACAGTCCAGCGCTATGGGTAATGGCAGTCTTTGCTGTCTTGTTCATTGGTCTTAAAGGTGTGGAGATTTCAGGCATCGATCTAACGAAAAATGCTTTTTGGCGAAAAAAGCAAATCGTGATGGTCCAAACAGAGCAATTAAAATCTCACAATAATGAACGAAAAAAACAACAATTATTTGGTAACCAACGGATCGGCAATGATGTGTATGAATGGGATGATATCAATATCTCTCTTATTTCAGGTGATACGATCATCGATTTAGGAAATACCTTATTACCTAAAGATGATAACATCGTTATTGTTAGAAAAGGCATTGGCAGAACGCGTATTTTGGTTCCTCTAGGGATTGCGATCAGTTTAGAACACGCAACGTTAGTAGGAAACGTCCAATTTGAAGAAGAACAATTCTCATTGAAGAATGAGTCGATCAAAATCTATAGCAACGATTACGATGAAAATCCACGTCGTTTGAAGATCATTACGAACACACTACTTGGGGATATTGAGGTGATTCGAGCATGA
- a CDS encoding NAD-dependent epimerase/dehydratase family protein yields the protein MNSILVTGGAGFIGSTLANHLSENNKVVVIDDLSMGNKENLDFTKNIAFVEGDVADEKTMEELLSTQQFDYIFHLAAVASVADSVERPLETHRVNFDSVLMLLELIRKYQPNLKRIVFSSSAAVYGDEPTLPKKEESVIRPLTPYAIDKFAAEQYVLDYCHLYNVPGTAVRFFNVYGPNQNPNSPYSGVISILVDRYKKQLAGEKASFTLFGDGSQSRDFVYVEDVVQALLLVSKEEKALGQQFNVGTGKSTTLLELIQTIDQILEVELLLDYQEERAGDIHDSLADITKLSGLGYHPEHGILDGMRKYLATEINSIEA from the coding sequence GTGAATTCTATTTTAGTAACAGGAGGAGCCGGCTTCATCGGTTCTACACTAGCCAATCATTTGAGTGAAAATAATAAAGTGGTTGTCATTGACGATCTATCTATGGGAAATAAAGAAAATCTTGATTTCACTAAAAACATTGCCTTTGTTGAAGGCGACGTAGCTGATGAAAAAACAATGGAAGAACTATTAAGCACGCAACAATTTGATTATATCTTCCATTTAGCAGCTGTAGCCAGTGTCGCGGATTCTGTTGAACGTCCATTGGAAACGCATCGAGTGAATTTTGATAGCGTCTTGATGTTGTTGGAATTGATCCGTAAATATCAACCAAATTTAAAACGGATCGTCTTTAGTTCCTCCGCAGCTGTCTATGGAGATGAGCCAACACTACCGAAAAAAGAAGAATCAGTCATTCGTCCGTTGACACCTTATGCCATCGATAAGTTTGCTGCAGAACAATATGTATTAGATTATTGTCATCTGTATAATGTGCCAGGAACTGCGGTACGTTTCTTCAATGTATATGGACCAAATCAAAATCCAAATTCACCATATAGTGGTGTGATCTCGATTTTAGTTGACCGCTACAAAAAGCAACTGGCTGGTGAAAAAGCGTCATTTACTTTATTCGGAGATGGCAGTCAATCAAGAGATTTTGTCTACGTAGAAGATGTCGTGCAAGCTTTGTTACTTGTTTCAAAAGAAGAAAAAGCATTAGGACAACAATTCAATGTTGGAACTGGGAAGAGTACAACGCTACTAGAATTGATCCAGACGATCGATCAAATTCTTGAAGTAGAATTATTGTTAGACTATCAAGAGGAACGAGCAGGAGATATCCACGATTCTTTAGCCGATATCACGAAATTATCAGGACTGGGTTATCATCCTGAACACGGTATACTGGATGGCATGAGAAAATATTTAGCTACAGAGATCAACTCAATTGAAGCATAA
- the liaS gene encoding two-component system sensor histidine kinase LiaS, producing MIEKLSRPMLAIYASIASFIVILFSFFTYFYASNQTHFWRTLLSARILYVPLIFHLLAISSGVGLIVFLIVSILQKARYGKIEEQLRALSSGNYEAKVLNDSLPSASDDIYVKEIEKEITKIKEKMIEVSSELQILTSRPQYVDGQTKEEILELERHRLARELHDSVSQQLFAAMMMMSALTEQAEKSDTPEMFRKQLRMVADIINASQSEMRALLLHLRPVNLEEKSLKQGIEQLLKELQNKIQIALKWDVEDISLSVSIEDHLFRIVQELLSNTLRHAKANELEVYLHKIDNNLLLRVIDDGTGFNMNETKTGSYGLNNIRERVAGIGGTVKIISFKGQGTSVEIKVPLMKEAEK from the coding sequence ATGATAGAGAAACTCTCTCGACCGATGTTAGCTATTTATGCTTCGATTGCCTCATTTATCGTCATTTTATTTTCGTTTTTTACTTATTTTTACGCAAGCAATCAAACTCATTTTTGGCGTACTTTGTTAAGTGCTAGAATTTTATACGTCCCATTGATATTTCACTTATTAGCGATTTCTTCAGGTGTCGGTTTGATTGTTTTTTTGATCGTTTCTATTTTACAAAAAGCACGGTATGGTAAAATCGAAGAACAATTGCGAGCACTCTCTTCTGGTAATTATGAGGCAAAAGTGTTAAACGATTCATTGCCGAGCGCATCGGACGATATATATGTCAAAGAAATTGAAAAAGAAATCACTAAGATCAAAGAAAAAATGATCGAGGTTTCAAGTGAGCTCCAAATATTGACGAGTCGTCCTCAGTATGTGGATGGACAAACGAAAGAAGAAATCTTAGAATTAGAAAGACATCGTTTAGCTCGTGAATTACATGATTCGGTTTCCCAGCAATTATTTGCAGCCATGATGATGATGTCTGCGTTGACAGAACAGGCTGAAAAAAGTGATACGCCAGAAATGTTTCGTAAACAATTAAGGATGGTAGCGGATATCATCAATGCTTCACAGTCAGAGATGCGTGCGTTGCTTCTTCACTTGCGTCCAGTCAATCTTGAAGAAAAGAGTTTGAAGCAAGGAATCGAACAACTATTGAAAGAATTACAAAACAAGATCCAGATTGCATTGAAATGGGATGTTGAAGATATTTCGTTATCTGTTTCCATCGAAGATCATCTTTTCCGGATCGTGCAAGAACTACTTTCCAATACATTACGACATGCGAAAGCAAATGAGCTAGAAGTCTATCTGCATAAGATCGATAACAATCTTTTATTGCGAGTGATCGATGACGGTACGGGCTTTAACATGAATGAAACAAAAACCGGTAGCTATGGTCTAAATAATATTCGAGAACGTGTAGCGGGTATTGGTGGAACAGTAAAAATCATTAGTTTTAAAGGACAAGGGACAAGCGTAGAAATCAAAGTTCCTTTGATGAAGGAGGCGGAAAAATGA
- a CDS encoding HesB/YadR/YfhF family protein: MQLTVTDKAKKWFQSEVDLPENYGIRFFGKVYGKTDVHEGFSIGMSVESPERPIKKETIDGLLFFIDEADDWFFKGYDLIVDYDPQLDEPTYHFQETTDI; encoded by the coding sequence ATGCAATTAACAGTAACGGACAAAGCAAAAAAATGGTTTCAAAGTGAAGTAGATCTACCTGAAAATTACGGCATCCGTTTTTTTGGGAAAGTATACGGAAAAACAGATGTGCATGAGGGATTTTCAATCGGTATGTCTGTTGAGTCACCGGAACGTCCAATCAAAAAAGAAACGATCGATGGTCTATTATTCTTTATTGATGAAGCCGATGATTGGTTTTTCAAAGGATATGATCTGATTGTTGATTATGATCCGCAATTAGATGAACCAACGTATCATTTCCAAGAAACAACAGATATCTAA
- the greA gene encoding transcription elongation factor GreA has protein sequence MAEKVYPMTLEGKAKLEQELEELKTVKRGEIIERIKIARGFGDLSENSEYEAAKDEQAFVEGRITTIENMIRFAQIIDNDGVDSDEVSIGKTVTFIELPDGEEEEYTIVGSAEADPFSGKISNDSPIAQALIGKYKNDEVTISTPGGDMQVKIVKVAQA, from the coding sequence ATGGCAGAAAAAGTATATCCTATGACGCTTGAAGGAAAAGCGAAATTAGAACAAGAATTAGAAGAATTAAAAACAGTTAAACGGGGAGAGATCATTGAACGAATCAAAATCGCCCGTGGCTTTGGTGATTTATCTGAGAACTCAGAATATGAGGCAGCAAAAGATGAGCAAGCCTTTGTAGAAGGACGCATCACAACAATCGAGAATATGATCCGTTTTGCACAGATCATTGATAACGATGGCGTCGATTCAGACGAAGTGTCTATTGGTAAAACAGTGACCTTCATCGAATTGCCAGATGGCGAAGAAGAAGAATACACGATCGTAGGAAGTGCCGAAGCAGATCCATTCTCAGGAAAGATCTCAAACGACTCACCAATTGCACAAGCTTTGATCGGTAAATATAAAAATGATGAAGTAACGATTTCAACACCTGGTGGCGATATGCAAGTAAAAATCGTCAAGGTCGCGCAAGCATAA
- a CDS encoding NAD-binding protein has product MKQNFAIVGLGRFGGSICRTLVEAGQEVLAIDSSEDRVNEYMNIATHAVVANAQDEMTLRSLGIRNFDHVIIAIGEDIQASILVTLMVKEMGVPNILAKAQNEYHARVLEKIGADRVVHPERDMGIRIAHNLVSKNILDYLELSDRFSLAEIRVSNPKFFNKTLAELNFRQRFDLTVVAIRRFDGSVVVSPAADEYVRENDNLLVIGETEDVDILDDKMNQ; this is encoded by the coding sequence GTGAAACAGAATTTTGCAATCGTAGGGCTTGGTCGTTTTGGCGGCAGTATCTGTCGTACACTTGTCGAAGCTGGTCAAGAAGTATTAGCCATCGACAGCAGTGAAGACCGAGTGAATGAATATATGAATATCGCAACACACGCAGTTGTTGCGAATGCACAGGATGAAATGACCTTACGTTCTTTAGGGATCAGAAATTTTGATCATGTGATCATTGCAATTGGCGAAGATATCCAAGCAAGTATTTTAGTGACTTTGATGGTCAAAGAAATGGGTGTGCCGAATATCTTAGCCAAAGCACAAAATGAGTACCATGCCCGAGTGCTTGAAAAAATCGGGGCAGATCGAGTCGTTCATCCAGAAAGAGATATGGGAATACGGATCGCCCACAATCTCGTTTCCAAAAATATCTTGGATTATCTAGAGTTATCAGATCGCTTTTCTCTTGCGGAGATTCGCGTATCAAATCCGAAGTTTTTCAACAAAACGTTAGCCGAATTAAATTTCAGACAGCGTTTTGATTTGACTGTAGTTGCGATCCGTCGCTTCGACGGTTCCGTTGTTGTTTCACCAGCCGCAGATGAATATGTGCGAGAAAATGACAACTTACTAGTTATCGGAGAAACAGAAGATGTAGATATACTCGATGATAAAATGAATCAATAA
- a CDS encoding phosphoglycerate dehydrogenase yields the protein MTKKIIYSVRPFREEFIEKMKEIAPDYSFQTEVASDELSEIEVSIGWNREYQEEVFASDHLKWVQSISAGVDNLPLNEFADKEILLSNASGIHVESISEHVMGIILGYSRGLFQAQRAQLKKEWLGSAIHYQALEDQKLLIIGTGHIGKKLAQHASVFGLECIGINTSGHPVEGFKETYPLDRLKEILPKATIVVNILPLTDQTKGLFDAKVFEAFDEEAVFINVGRGPSVKTADLITALEHGELAFAALDVFEEEPLAEDSPLWEREDVLITSHIAGQTPHFQTKFMDIFLKNLQSYIENKELEVNEIDLNEGY from the coding sequence ATGACAAAAAAAATTATTTATTCAGTACGTCCGTTTCGGGAAGAATTTATCGAAAAAATGAAAGAAATAGCACCGGACTATTCATTTCAAACAGAAGTAGCATCCGACGAACTTTCTGAGATAGAGGTTAGTATCGGTTGGAATCGAGAGTACCAAGAAGAAGTATTCGCTTCTGATCACTTAAAATGGGTCCAATCGATTTCTGCTGGGGTAGATAATCTTCCGTTGAATGAATTCGCGGATAAAGAGATCTTACTTTCTAATGCTAGCGGTATCCATGTAGAATCGATCAGTGAGCATGTGATGGGCATTATTTTAGGTTATTCTCGTGGTTTGTTCCAGGCCCAAAGAGCGCAGCTCAAAAAAGAATGGCTAGGTTCAGCGATCCATTACCAAGCATTAGAAGACCAGAAACTACTGATTATCGGCACTGGTCATATTGGGAAAAAATTAGCACAACATGCAAGTGTCTTTGGTTTGGAATGTATCGGAATCAATACTTCTGGACACCCAGTGGAGGGCTTCAAAGAGACATACCCACTTGATCGCTTAAAAGAAATCTTGCCGAAAGCAACGATCGTGGTGAATATTTTGCCTTTGACAGATCAAACAAAAGGTTTATTTGATGCAAAAGTATTTGAAGCGTTTGACGAAGAGGCGGTGTTCATCAATGTAGGTCGTGGTCCTTCTGTAAAAACGGCTGATTTGATCACAGCGTTAGAGCATGGAGAATTAGCTTTTGCAGCTTTAGATGTATTTGAGGAAGAACCACTTGCTGAAGACAGCCCACTATGGGAAAGAGAAGATGTCTTGATCACCTCTCACATTGCAGGTCAGACACCGCATTTCCAAACAAAGTTCATGGATATTTTTCTGAAAAACCTACAATCTTATATTGAGAACAAAGAGTTGGAAGTAAATGAAATCGACTTGAATGAAGGGTACTAA
- a CDS encoding response regulator transcription factor produces MIKVLLVDDHEMVRLGVSSYLSIQGDIEVIGEAEDGRQGYEKAMALRPDVILMDLVMEEMDGIESTKAILKDWPEAKIIIVTSFIDDEKVYPAIEAGATGYLLKTSTAHEIADAIRATQRGERVLEPEVTTKMMEKMSRRNEPILHDDLTNRENEILMLISEGKSNQEIADELFITLKTVKTHVSNILAKLEVEDRTQAAIYAFKHGLVK; encoded by the coding sequence ATGATAAAGGTATTGCTAGTCGATGATCATGAGATGGTACGCTTAGGCGTTTCTTCCTATTTGTCGATCCAAGGAGATATCGAAGTGATCGGGGAAGCTGAAGATGGACGACAAGGCTATGAAAAAGCGATGGCACTTCGCCCAGATGTGATCTTGATGGATTTAGTGATGGAAGAAATGGATGGGATCGAATCGACCAAAGCGATTTTAAAAGATTGGCCAGAAGCAAAAATCATCATCGTTACAAGTTTTATCGATGATGAAAAAGTATATCCAGCCATTGAAGCTGGTGCCACAGGTTATTTACTCAAAACATCCACAGCGCATGAGATCGCTGATGCGATTCGCGCGACCCAAAGAGGGGAACGTGTACTTGAACCTGAAGTAACTACTAAAATGATGGAAAAAATGAGTCGACGCAATGAGCCGATCTTGCATGATGATTTAACCAATCGTGAAAATGAGATTCTTATGTTGATCTCTGAAGGAAAAAGCAATCAGGAAATTGCCGATGAATTGTTTATTACTTTAAAAACGGTCAAGACACATGTATCTAATATCTTGGCCAAGTTAGAAGTAGAAGATCGCACGCAAGCGGCAATTTATGCGTTCAAACACGGATTAGTAAAGTAA
- the mltG gene encoding endolytic transglycosylase MltG: MSENKQHPDEKKRRQKDATDSTDVVSKRKDLRKKEDKIVGKIILVIALTLLIIGCVFGFTVYRYIDSGLKPLDSNNDQLVSIEIPSGSSNKQIGEILEQDQIIKSGIVFNYYTKFKNMTGFQAGFYQLAPNMTLDEIGKQLQEGGTSEPTEVADGKITIPEGIDAEQIAERVAKVTGKDKQEFLDLLKNESFFNELTQKFPELLESAAKAENAKYRLEGYLFPATYDYYKDMSLKDLIIQMVNKTNTVLQPYFSTIKQQNHTVQEVLTLASLVEKEGVSESDRKNIARVFYNRIDIGMPLQSDISILYALGEHKEFVTYEDTAVDSPYNLYTNTGYGPGPFNSPSEAAIQAVIEPAENDYYYFVADITTGEVYFAKTYEEHMELVHKYVNS; encoded by the coding sequence TTGTCAGAAAACAAACAACATCCAGATGAGAAGAAACGAAGACAAAAGGATGCAACTGATTCGACAGATGTAGTCAGTAAACGAAAAGACCTGCGTAAAAAAGAAGATAAAATCGTAGGAAAGATAATTTTAGTGATTGCGCTTACGTTGCTAATTATTGGATGTGTATTTGGTTTTACGGTATATCGCTATATCGATAGTGGATTAAAACCTTTAGATTCAAACAATGATCAATTGGTTTCGATCGAAATACCTAGCGGCTCTTCAAATAAGCAAATTGGAGAGATTTTAGAACAAGACCAGATCATCAAAAGCGGTATCGTATTTAATTATTATACAAAATTTAAGAATATGACTGGCTTCCAGGCTGGCTTTTATCAACTGGCGCCGAACATGACATTAGATGAAATAGGGAAACAGCTCCAAGAAGGTGGCACATCCGAACCAACGGAAGTAGCAGATGGGAAGATCACGATACCTGAAGGGATCGATGCAGAACAGATTGCAGAACGTGTTGCTAAGGTCACTGGTAAAGATAAACAAGAGTTTTTGGATCTGTTAAAAAACGAATCATTTTTCAATGAGTTGACTCAAAAATTCCCAGAACTATTAGAAAGTGCAGCGAAAGCAGAAAATGCTAAATATCGCTTAGAAGGATATTTATTCCCTGCGACCTATGATTACTATAAAGATATGTCACTCAAAGACTTGATCATCCAAATGGTCAATAAAACAAATACAGTGTTGCAGCCTTATTTCTCAACCATCAAACAGCAAAACCATACTGTTCAAGAAGTGTTGACACTTGCTTCATTGGTCGAAAAAGAAGGGGTATCTGAATCAGATCGTAAAAATATCGCAAGAGTATTCTATAACCGGATCGATATCGGGATGCCATTACAATCAGATATTTCTATTCTATATGCGTTGGGCGAACACAAAGAATTTGTGACGTATGAAGATACAGCTGTTGATTCGCCTTATAATCTTTATACGAATACGGGCTATGGACCAGGGCCATTCAACAGTCCGAGTGAAGCAGCTATCCAAGCAGTGATCGAACCAGCAGAAAACGACTATTATTATTTTGTTGCAGATATCACTACAGGTGAGGTTTATTTTGCAAAGACCTATGAAGAGCATATGGAGTTAGTACACAAATACGTAAATAGCTAA
- the mgtE gene encoding magnesium transporter has product MRTLNDTANQETQLTILNYLEQKKLEELKEYLATIEKVELIQLFVTLPSNKQVIVFRLLSKEKALEIFETFEPAVQQHLLRSFTDEGVIDFVNEMAPDDRVRLFYELPASVTKKLLAELSEEERTTTNLLMGYEQETAGRIMTTEFISIKKEMTVEEALHKIRRLAKEMETIYILYVTDMAKKIEGVLSLKDLVIAEGDQLIEEIMIKHVAYVTTDTDQEETAHLLQELDLIAIPVVDKEKRLVGIVTVDDAIDVLEQETTEDIFNAAGLADVASVEADRSTVLINGSLWQIWKVRLPFLAITLVAGMLAGLVIDEFEQTLESVAAVAIFIPLIMDMGGNVGTQSSTVFVRGLSLGHIDLNTFVKHFLKETGIGLSLGVVVGIVSGIVASVWQGIPLLGVAVGISLVFAMTLAAALGFLIPFILLKLNIDQAAGSAPIITSIKDIAGLFIYFVSVNVFLGYLL; this is encoded by the coding sequence ATGAGAACATTGAATGATACAGCCAACCAGGAAACACAATTGACGATTCTTAATTATCTTGAGCAGAAAAAACTGGAAGAGTTGAAAGAGTATTTAGCAACGATCGAGAAAGTAGAATTGATCCAATTATTTGTGACATTACCTTCAAATAAACAAGTAATTGTCTTTCGGTTATTGTCAAAAGAAAAAGCGCTCGAAATCTTCGAAACATTTGAGCCAGCTGTCCAACAACATTTACTTCGTTCTTTTACAGATGAGGGCGTCATCGATTTTGTCAATGAGATGGCTCCGGATGATCGGGTAAGATTGTTTTACGAATTACCAGCAAGTGTAACTAAAAAATTATTGGCAGAGCTTTCTGAGGAAGAGCGCACAACAACGAATCTATTGATGGGCTATGAACAGGAGACAGCCGGACGGATCATGACGACTGAGTTCATCTCGATCAAAAAAGAAATGACCGTAGAAGAAGCACTGCATAAAATCAGAAGATTAGCGAAAGAAATGGAAACAATCTATATTTTGTATGTGACAGATATGGCGAAAAAAATTGAAGGTGTTCTTTCACTAAAAGATCTAGTCATTGCAGAAGGGGATCAGCTTATTGAAGAAATCATGATCAAGCATGTTGCTTATGTAACTACAGATACAGACCAAGAAGAAACTGCCCATTTACTGCAAGAGTTGGATCTGATTGCTATTCCGGTCGTCGATAAAGAGAAACGGCTAGTCGGTATCGTGACAGTAGATGACGCCATCGATGTCTTAGAACAAGAAACAACGGAGGATATCTTCAATGCAGCGGGTTTAGCAGATGTCGCCTCTGTAGAAGCCGACCGTAGTACCGTGCTGATCAATGGTAGCTTATGGCAAATCTGGAAAGTTCGTTTGCCTTTCTTAGCCATCACATTGGTTGCAGGGATGCTAGCAGGTCTAGTCATCGATGAGTTTGAGCAAACGTTAGAGTCAGTTGCAGCTGTTGCTATTTTTATTCCTTTGATCATGGATATGGGAGGAAATGTTGGGACTCAGTCCTCAACGGTTTTTGTTCGTGGATTATCTTTAGGTCACATCGATCTCAATACATTTGTTAAGCACTTTTTAAAAGAAACAGGCATTGGTTTAAGTTTAGGGGTCGTCGTAGGAATCGTCTCTGGAATCGTTGCTTCCGTATGGCAAGGGATTCCATTATTAGGTGTAGCTGTGGGCATCTCACTGGTCTTTGCAATGACCTTAGCTGCTGCACTTGGCTTCTTGATCCCATTCATTTTGCTGAAATTGAATATTGATCAAGCAGCTGGTTCTGCACCGATCATCACATCGATCAAAGACATTGCTGGATTGTTCATTTATTTTGTTTCAGTCAATGTATTCTTAGGATACTTGTTGTAA
- a CDS encoding DUF1189 domain-containing protein, producing MTTKQLIVSSFARFTELKNAKNVSFGKSLVYLLCLSILMALPISYQIFQVLDTIKSDGQKIASEIPDFTIHDGQIDSTTNEGFIYQTDSIIFTFDPEGKRTPEDISSDLIGNFLSVGLLKDKLVLALPNSGTTSALLNNNQFELEYTNSALKNLTGDSLRSTLSEATIPFWIKALVFLISIYPSFLNLIITLLMANFAAYVYARLRLAKVTFLDCLKTMIYAISLPTVIATVLMIFLPAFDTTAFIAFAGIFIFAQAVKGWPKMQLPKQ from the coding sequence ATGACAACAAAACAATTAATCGTTAGCTCTTTTGCTCGATTCACAGAGCTTAAAAATGCTAAAAATGTATCATTTGGTAAATCATTAGTTTACCTCTTATGCCTAAGTATACTGATGGCATTACCTATTTCATACCAAATTTTTCAAGTACTAGACACGATCAAATCAGATGGGCAAAAAATTGCGTCTGAAATACCAGATTTTACGATCCATGATGGACAAATCGATTCCACAACAAATGAAGGGTTCATTTATCAAACAGATTCGATCATCTTTACCTTTGACCCAGAAGGAAAACGCACTCCCGAAGATATCTCTTCTGATTTGATAGGGAATTTCCTAAGTGTCGGCCTTTTAAAAGATAAATTAGTGTTAGCTTTACCAAATTCTGGCACGACCTCAGCATTACTGAACAATAATCAATTTGAACTCGAATATACGAATAGCGCATTAAAAAATCTGACCGGAGACAGTTTACGTAGTACATTAAGTGAAGCAACGATCCCTTTTTGGATCAAAGCACTAGTGTTTTTGATCTCCATCTATCCTAGCTTTTTAAATTTGATCATCACTCTACTTATGGCAAACTTTGCAGCGTATGTTTATGCAAGATTGCGTTTAGCTAAAGTAACCTTTCTTGATTGTCTAAAAACGATGATCTACGCGATTTCATTACCAACGGTTATCGCAACAGTACTAATGATCTTTTTACCGGCTTTTGATACAACAGCCTTTATTGCATTTGCCGGCATATTCATTTTTGCTCAAGCAGTCAAAGGTTGGCCAAAAATGCAATTACCAAAACAATAA
- a CDS encoding serine hydrolase domain-containing protein: MKKRKHVERKRTTLFSFPQKICLFVLVITIGIISWTVYEKIQAKVSATIQVTNDSLDLTDNEQALADQIDQLLQKNKYVGSVYIRKNDRVILEKGYGYANEEAQQPNTPSLYYQIGSIQKAMTALLILKQVNSGKLSLDTKLAEFYPQINGSKKITIKDLLYMRSGLKRTASPTVPMNDQEVIQFALNHLEYTNDQTYKYEPLNFTLLTGILIKLTHQPYEKLIYDELITPLQLKQTSFYDQVKNTSEHAVSYQMSPDDDYHQALTESETDIRNELGTGNISMSVYDLNEFFTKVLKGKLIPKDLLFSLWGENSSGRPYNGGVYSAKDTIFAQGNINRFHAVLAMKKDTSDAVVMESNIQADKKYKTTATDLRDQICKLMGNNE, from the coding sequence TTGAAAAAAAGAAAACACGTGGAAAGAAAAAGAACTACTTTATTTTCCTTTCCCCAAAAAATATGCCTATTTGTTTTAGTCATCACTATTGGAATCATTTCGTGGACTGTCTATGAAAAAATCCAAGCGAAAGTATCAGCTACGATTCAAGTGACGAATGATTCACTTGATTTGACTGATAACGAACAAGCGCTTGCTGATCAGATCGATCAATTATTACAAAAAAATAAATACGTTGGATCTGTCTACATTCGTAAAAACGATCGAGTGATTCTGGAAAAGGGCTATGGATACGCTAACGAAGAAGCACAGCAACCTAATACTCCCTCTTTGTACTATCAAATCGGTTCGATCCAAAAAGCGATGACTGCTCTGCTGATTTTAAAACAAGTGAATAGTGGAAAGCTTTCTTTAGATACGAAGTTAGCTGAATTTTATCCTCAAATCAATGGTAGTAAAAAAATCACGATCAAAGATTTACTATACATGCGGTCAGGATTAAAAAGAACCGCTTCGCCGACCGTACCGATGAATGACCAAGAGGTGATTCAATTCGCTTTGAATCATCTCGAATATACCAATGACCAAACGTATAAATATGAACCTTTGAATTTCACTTTATTAACAGGTATTTTGATAAAACTGACTCATCAACCATATGAAAAGCTGATCTATGATGAACTGATTACTCCTTTACAGCTAAAACAAACCTCTTTTTATGATCAAGTCAAAAACACTTCAGAACATGCGGTCTCTTATCAAATGAGTCCAGACGATGATTATCATCAAGCTTTGACTGAATCAGAGACAGATATTCGCAATGAATTAGGCACTGGGAATATCAGTATGTCTGTCTATGATTTAAATGAATTTTTTACAAAAGTATTAAAAGGGAAATTGATCCCGAAAGACTTGCTCTTTTCTCTTTGGGGAGAGAACTCGAGTGGGCGTCCCTATAATGGCGGAGTCTATAGTGCAAAGGATACGATATTTGCGCAAGGAAACATCAATCGTTTCCATGCTGTATTAGCAATGAAAAAAGATACGTCTGACGCGGTCGTGATGGAAAGTAATATCCAAGCAGATAAAAAATATAAAACAACCGCCACCGATCTAAGAGATCAAATTTGTAAATTGATGGGAAATAATGAATAG